TAGCCCTATTATAGTGGTCGTTTCGAATAGATGTAACGAGTGTCTTCTTAAATGTGTCAATGTCTCTAATAACAAGTGGATCGAATGTATGAGAGGTTCCAAATTTCCTTCTCTCcccatcatcatcatcatttccACCTTGTTTGTCTTTGTTCAATCTAAGTTTCGCCGTCTTAGTAGCCAGAGACATTTTAATCACCTTCTACTTGTATCACTCTATCGAATATTACAAATTGCTCCTTCGAGATATTCCACCATCTCTCTAATGGTCCATCGTTCCTCTCCTCTTTTAACGAGACACCTCTCCAAGATTTTCACCACTCGCGCATCCTCGACAATTTTGGGCGTTCGTAAATAACCTTCCTTGGAAATCGCCCTTAAAGTGCCCTCCCTTGTTGGCCGCTCGAAGGGCGGACGACCCTCCAGCAGCTCGTAGAGTAGCACGCCACACGCCCAAACGTCGACCGGAGTGCTTATGGGACTTACAGATAACCCACCGGTGCTACCGGCAATGCTCTCTGGGGCCAAATAGTCTAATGTTCCTACAACTCCAATTCCTCCAACACCTCCAAGATCCCCTACTTTATAAATACCATGTTGATAACATAGGATATTCTCTGGTTTTATATCTCGATGTACAATACCATGCTGATGTAGGAAATATAATCCTCTCCCCACCTGTAGAACCACTTCAAGGGCCTCTTGGACAGTGACTTTCCCTACCTTGTTATACAATTCACCGGCTTCTGCATATTCCATCACAATGTACACATTTTCCCTATCATGGAACCATCCGTATAATGGTACCAAATTGAAATGTCTCAATTGTGTCCCAATACCAATCTCATGAGAGACGCTCCGTTCGGTCCCCTGTGAGAGTGCATCTCTCTTCCGTAGAACTTTTAATGCAACAATATAGCCACTCTCCTTGTGTTGTGCAAGATAGACACTTCCAAACCTCCCATTCCCGAGCTTCTTGCCAATTCGAAATTCCCCCAAATGCATTCAGTCTCTCTTTATTATTGTAACTGTTTggtttttatgttttttttttctcttttttgtttaagGGGCCTTTACAACGATCTTCAAATAGATGGAGATATACAGAGATAGAGAGGTAGATAGATAGACAGATAGATAGATGTCGAGGTATACAATTAGACACGTCTCTGTGGCAATTCCAAGCTAGAACCATTAGAATCAATAGCATTCCATCGCTGAGCATCAGTTCCCCTATACACATTTTTCGTGTTTCCCCTTTGGCGGGTTCCTGTCACGTGCAAAACCAAATTGGGGAAAAACTTGGTTGACTTTAAAACggattttatttgattttatttttttaatttgattttatttttttttaattttttttttcagagttggaaaatggaatttttga
The Pichia kudriavzevii chromosome 2, complete sequence DNA segment above includes these coding regions:
- a CDS encoding uncharacterized protein (PKUD0B07170; similar to Saccharomyces cerevisiae YPL204W (HRR25); ancestral locus Anc_6.215) → MHLGEFRIGKKLGNGRFGSVYLAQHKESGYIVALKVLRKRDALSQGTERSVSHEIGIGTQLRHFNLVPLYGWFHDRENVYIVMEYAEAGELYNKVGKVTVQEALEVVLQVGRGLYFLHQHGIVHRDIKPENILCYQHGIYKVGDLGGVGGIGVVGTLDYLAPESIAGSTGGLSVSPISTPVDVWACGVLLYELLEGRPPFERPTREGTLRAISKEGYLRTPKIVEDARVVKILERCLVKRGEERWTIREMVEYLEGAICNIR